One stretch of Ictalurus punctatus breed USDA103 chromosome 5, Coco_2.0, whole genome shotgun sequence DNA includes these proteins:
- the gck gene encoding hexokinase-4 — MPCLTAARQQRLRMPSSYKSMLETIHMVDQILSEFQLSKEELKEVMRRMQREMNRGLRVETHEEASVKMLPTYVCSTPEGSEVGDFLALDLGGTNFRVMLVVVGEDEERGWKIETKHRMYSIPEDAMTGTAEMLFDYISECISDFLDKHNIKHKKLPLGFTFSFPVRHEDLDKGILLNWTKGFKASGAEGNNVVGLLRDAIKRRGDFEMDIVAMVNDTVATMISCYYEDRSCEVGMIVGTGCNVCYMEEMHSVELVEGEEGRMCVNTEWGAFGGNGELEDFRLEYDRVVDEASLNPGKQLYEKLISGKYMGELVRLVLMKLVNEDLLFNGEASDMLKTRGSFETRFVSQIESDTGDRKQIYNILSSLGVLPSELDCDIVRLACESVSTRAAQICGAGLAGVINVMRERRCLDELKITVGVDGSVYKLHPWFKERFHKVVWDMTPNCDITFIQSEEGSGRGAALISAVASKMAACTIEP; from the exons ATGCCATGCCTCACCGCCGCCCGCCAACAGAGACTCAGAATGCCGAGCTCTTACAAGTCGATGTTGGAGACGATTCACATG GTGGACCAAATCCTGTCTGAGTTCCAGCTCAGTAAAGAGGAGCTGAAGGAGGTGATGAGACGGATGCAGAGGGAGATGAACCGAGGACTTCGTGTGGAAACACACGAGGAAGCCAGCGTTAAAATGCTGCCCACTTACGTCTGCTCCACTCCCGAAGGCTCTG AGGTCGGAGACTTCCTGGCACTAGACCTAGGTGGCACTAATTTCCGCGtgatgctggtggtggtgggCGAGGATGAGGAGAGAGGCTGGAAGATCGAGACCAAGCACCGCATGTACTCCATCCCCGAGGACGCCATGACTGGGACTGCGGAAATG CTCTTCGACTACATCTCAGAGTGCATATCCGACTTCCTGGATAAGCACAACATCAAACATAAGAAACTTCCTCTGGGATTCACGTTTTCATTTCCAGTCCGCCATGAGGACCTGGATAAG GGCATCCTACTGAACTGGACTAAAGGGTTCAAGGCCTCTGGCGCGGAAGGCAACAACGTCGTCGGTCTCCTTAGAGATGCCATAAAACGGAGAGGG GACTTCGAGATGGACATAGTTGCGATGGTGAATGACACGGTGGCCACAATGATCTCCTGTTACTATGAGGACCGAAGCTGCGAGGTTGGCATGATAGTGG GAACTGGATGTAATGTGTGCTACATGGAGGAGATGCACTCAGTGGAGCTGGTGGAAGGGGAGGAGGGGAGGATGTGCGTGAACACAGAGTGGGGAGCGTTCGGAGGGAATGGAGAGCTGGAAGACTTTCGTTTGGAATATGACCGAGTGGTGGACGAGGCATCGCTCAATCCAGGAAAACAGCT CTACGAGAAGCTGATCAGTGGGAAGTACATGGGCGAGCTGGTGCGTCTCGTTCTGATGAAGCTGGTGAATGAAGACTTGCTCTTCAACGGTGAAGCTTCAGACATGCTGAAGACACGGGGCAGCTTCGAGACTCGCTTTGTCTCCCAGATTGAGAG TGACACAGGGGACAGGAAACAAATCTACAACATCCTGAGCTCACTTGGGGTACTGCCGAGCGAACTGGACTGCGACATTGTGCGTTTGGCCTGTGAGAGCGTGTCCACTCGCGCAGCGCAGATCTGTGGAGCTGGACTCGCCGGAGTGATTAACGTCATGAGAGAGCGGCGTTGCTTGGACGAGCTGAAGATCACTGTGGGAGTGGACGGCTCCGTCTACAAACTCCACCCATG GTTCAAAGAGCGGTTTCACAAAGTCGTCTGGGACATGACACCTAACTGCGACATTACCTTCATCCAGTCAGAAGAAGGCAGTGGCCGAGGAGCCGCTCTTATCTCCGCCGTGGCCAGCAAGATGGCCGCCTGCACGATAGAGCCATGA
- the myl7 gene encoding myosin regulatory light chain 2, atrial isoform — protein sequence MASKKTAAKRKNTQRASSNVFSMFEQSQIQEFKEAFGCIDQDRDGVIKKSDLKETYAQLGKLNVSDEELDAMLAEGKGPINFTVFLALFGEKLNGTDPEDTILNAFKLFDPNSTGFVNKDEFRRLLMNQADKFSAEEVEQAFSLAPIDVSGNIDYKSLCYIITHGDEKEES from the exons ATG GCGAGTAAGAAAACAGCGGCGAAGAGAAAGAACACCCAGCGGGCCTCCTCTAACGTTTTCTCCATGTTTGAGCAATcacagattcaagaattcaaagAG GCGTTTGGCTGTATTGATCAGGACCGAGATGGCGTGATTAAGAAATCAGACCTGAAGGAAACTTATGCGCAATTAG GAAAACTGAATGTAAGCGACGAGGAACTGGACGCCATGTTGGCTGAGGGTAAAGGACCCATCAACTTCACGGTCTTCCTCGCTCTCTTTGGAGAAAAACTCAATG GTACCGACCCAGAGGACACCATTCTCAACGCATTCAAACTATTCGACCCCAATAGCACTGGCTTTGTCAATAAGGATGA GTTCAGAAGGCTTCTGATGAACCAGGCAGACAAGTTCTCAGCAGAAGAG GTGGAGCAGGCTTTTTCCTTGGCCCCGATCGACGTGTCTGGGAATATCGACTACAAATCTCTTTGTTATATTATCACACACGGGGATGAGAAAGAGGAAtcgtaa